The Rana temporaria chromosome 4, aRanTem1.1, whole genome shotgun sequence genome contains a region encoding:
- the LOC120936936 gene encoding uncharacterized protein LOC120936936 isoform X2 produces the protein MNLSDACKPHLFLPIIANPLTPNRRYLHCPATGQFYCLATGSLYQVTTPIIPLSTNMQLLLQKSDIFVTVQPGLFSKPQKQLNKTQKSKPNKSNYKPPLKNNDPLPPASNKISLNKHESTLTHEKNPSAQGKSTSFTDPQSHNSLANGEKKEEVNLKSNQSLPIQSKHLTNLANQEKLPHIRSDMHLAREINVSVDASSTSSTCIQTKGAQTKKKKNKASKPKKKKSKVPSLKTSSIIPMKSSTPCKQDKLRVSFKKNCPVDDKTISPLFLNVKRNSTTSTTRSRRRHRTFYPYNPCVNPKKKSYIYYVSTLPTKTQQIQSLHIELSLIRGKPLLKLKKGPHVPSSSAEDESDESTDELDPYFGSNYETRLAVTSNDKRKHKKERDWRLLPKQKPK, from the coding sequence ATGAACCTCTCGGATGCCTGCAAACCCCATCTTTTTTTACCAATCATAGCAAACCCACTTACTCCAAACAGAAGATATCTGCATTGTCCAGCAACAGGGCAATTCTATTGTCTTGCAACAGGAAGCCTATATCAGGTGACTACACCAATTATCCCACTCTCTACCAATATGCAACTTTTATTACAAAAAAGTGATATATTTGTCACTGTTCAACCAGGATTGTTTTCCAAACCTCAAAAGCaattaaataaaacacaaaagagCAAACCAAATAAAAGCAACTATAAGCCACCGCTAAAGAATAATGATCCTTTGCCTCCTGCCTCCAACAAGATTTCACTCAACAAGCATGAATCTACTCTCAcccatgaaaaaaatccatcggctcAAGGTAAAAGTACATCTTTTACAGACCCACAGAGTCACAATTCTCTAGCCAATggggaaaagaaagaagaagtaaACCTAAAGAGCAACCAAAGCCTACCTATACAGAGTAAACATCTTACAAATCTTGCCAATCAAGAGAAGCTTCCACACATCAGGAGTGACATGCACCTTGCCCGTGAAATCAATGTATCTGTCGATGCCAGCAGTACATCTTCTACATGCATACAGACTAAAGGTGCTCAaaccaaaaagaagaaaaacaaagcaAGCAAGCctaagaaaaagaagtctaaagttcCCTCACTAAAAACATCTTCAATAATCCCTATGAAGAGTTCAACACCATGCAAACAGGATAAGCTTAGAGTTTCTTTCAAGAAAAACTGTCCTGTAGATGACAAGACCATTTCTCCATTATTCTTAAACGTCAAAAGAAATTCTACTACTTCTACCACAAGGAGCAGACGCAGACACAGAACTTTCTATCCATACAATCCTTGTGTAAATCCGAAAAAGAAATCCTATATATATTATGTCAGTACTCTTCCAACCAAGACCCAGCAAATTCAATCTCTCCACATTGAGCTGTCGCTTATAAGGGGAAAACCTTTGCTCAAGCTAAAAAAAGGTCCACATGTTCCTTCGTCAAGTGCTGAGGATGAAAGTGACGAATCTACAGATGAATTAGATCCATATTTTGGTAGTAATTATGAGACAAGGCTTGCTGTAACAAGTAATGATAAGCgtaaacataaaaaagaaagagattGGCGACTTTTACCAAAACAAAAACCCAAGTAA
- the LOC120936936 gene encoding uncharacterized protein LOC120936936 isoform X1 yields the protein MYTRSKKKQTPTTTPNLTIPPSTPPSIKQAKAPMMLQAKKKKKQKKTKCKKKAQKPNLATPIDKNIIHKTIDTNITSKTSVPKKKQKKIISVWSYIVPFNRRPREKTQQHHHKKESVWASKCKNCILASSVHDIVNSQFTKNTSKLMPVSQLRAILSSGGRNLIPDQEWMRFMEEEAIRKYKSVKSDCKHKVQVKDYEVVSHPENPWLVGLCMWANDRHTKERWPLLVKCLYKYPDSTIRHASKHRSFCLRWNEVNYTLRSDHAYYTQIQCLLAITDKIYAELLVHTHKETTVVPVYYDADFWKETEIRLETFFTHNVLPYFKNNGMEQGDSMVKPPASNLSYTRDETLLQKCCSLERGEISMASCKLCDVLDGHEKEIEDLQTLPKEKQEDAENRARRGNLRIRGLPESITDLQGTITTFFQELAPDIPVECLKFDHIHRELFSQTPYANPRDVIIKFHFYCTKVRLSQAAYAKSELLFRNHRLQLFNDIAPSTIAKRKKLKPYLQILQSHGVKYRWGFPFKLLFSVQSQQFQVSTTSDLRKCFQELGFELP from the coding sequence ATGTATACCaggtcaaaaaaaaaacagacaccaacAACAACACCAAACCTGACCATACCACCCAGCACACCACCCAGCATTAAGCAGGCAAAAGCACCCATGATgttgcaggcaaaaaaaaaaaaaaagcaaaaaaagacaaaatgtaaaaaaaaagcacagaagcCTAACCTCGCTACCCcaatagataaaaatataatcCATAAAACAATAGATACAAATATAACCTCTAAAACAAgtgtgcccaaaaaaaaacaaaagaaaattatttctgtATGGAGTTATATTGTGCCATTCAATCGCAGACCACGTGAAAAAACACAGCAACACCATCATAAAAAGGAATCTGTGTGGGCCAGTAAGTGTAAGAACTGCATATTGGCATCATCAGTACATGATATTGTTAACAGTCAGTTCACAAAGAACACAAGTAAGCTCATGCCAGTATCACAATTGCGAGCTATACTCAGTTCAGGAGGTAGAAACCTGATTCCAGACCAAGAATGGATGAGGTTTATGGAAGAGGAGGCCATTCGTAAGTATAAAAGTGTTAAATCAGATTGCAAACATAAAGTGCAGGTAAAAGACTATGAAGTAGTTAGCCATCCAGAAAATCCTTGGCTGGTGGGTTTATGCATGTGGGCGAATGATAGGCACACCAAAGAAAGATGGCCCTTGCTGGTGAAGTGCTTATACAAGTACCCAGATAGCACAATACGGCATGCCAGCAAGCATCGCTCCTTCTGCTTGAGATGGAATGAGGTCAACTATACACTTAGGAGTGACCATGCATACTACACCCAAATACAATGCCTCTTGGCTATCACAGACAAAATCTATGCAGAACTATTAGTCCACACGCATAAAGAAACTACCGTTGTTCCTGTTTATTATGATGCAGATTTTTGGAAAGAAACAGAGATCAGACTGGAGACATTCTTCACACACAATGTACTGCCTTACTTTAAGAATAATGGAATGGAGCAAGGAGATTCCATGGTGAAACCTCCAGCCTCCAACCTCAGTTACACCAGAGATGAAACTCTCTTGCAAAAATGTTGTTCTTTAGAGCGTGGGGAGATTTCCATGGCCTCCTGTAAACTATGCGATGTCCTTGATGGGCATGAGAAGGAGATAGAAGATTTGCAGACACTTCCTAAAGAAAAACAGGAAGATGCCGAAAATAGAGCGCGTAGAGGTAACCTTAGGATCAGAGGTTTGCCAGAATCTATTACCGACCTACAAGGTACTATAACGACATTCTTTCAAGAACTTGCACCAGATATTCCAGTTGAATGTCTGAAATTCGATCATATACACCGGGAACTGTTCAGTCAAACACCTTATGCCAACCCCCGAGATGTCATTATCAAATTCCATTTCTACTGCACAAAAGTTCGCTTATCTCAAGCAGCGTATGCAAAATCAGAACTACTGTTCCGAAATCATAGACTGCAACTATTCAATGACATCGCTCCATCAACAATTGCGAAGCGCAAAAAACTCAAACCTTACTTGCAAATTCTACAGTCACATGGTGTAAAATACCGCTGGGGTTTCCCATTTAAACTTTTGTTTTCAGTCCAATCTCAACAATTTCAAGTATCCACTACCTCGGATCTACGGAAATGCTTCCAAGAACTTGGCTTCGAATTGCCCTAA